In Zingiber officinale cultivar Zhangliang chromosome 6A, Zo_v1.1, whole genome shotgun sequence, a single genomic region encodes these proteins:
- the LOC121997114 gene encoding ubiquitin-conjugating enzyme E2 7 isoform X2: MAAASQASLLLQKQLRDLAKNPVDGFSAGLVDDGNIFEWNVTIIGPPDTLYDGGYFNAIMSFPSNYPNSPPTVRFTSEMWHPNVYMDGRVCISILHPPGDDPNGYELASERWSPVHTVESIVLSIISMLSSPNDESPANVEAAEDHVGEHQVMITVKLVFPK, encoded by the exons ATGGCGGCAGCGAGCCAGGCGAGCCTCCTGTTGCAAAAGCAGCTCCGCG ATCTAGCGAAGAACCCTGTCGACGGCTTCTCTGCTGGCCTGGTCGACGACGGCAACATCTTCGAGTGGAACGTCACGATCATCGGGCCACCGGACACGCTATA TGATGGTGGCTATTTTAATGCAATTATGAGTTTTCCATCCAACTATCCTAACAGTCCTCCTACAGTTCGATTTACATCAGAGATGTGGCATCCTAACG TTTATATGGATGGTCGTGTTTGCATTTCTATTCTTCACCCTCCTGGTGATGACCCAAATGGTTATGAGCTTGCTAGTGAGCGTTGGTCACCTGTGCACACG GTTGAGAGCATAGTTTTGAGTATTATTTCTATGCTATCGAGTCCAAATGATGAATCTCCTGCAAATGTTGAAGCTGCA GAGGATCATGTAGGAGAGCATCAAGTGATGATCACTGTTAAGTTAGTGTTCCCTAAGTAA
- the LOC121997114 gene encoding ubiquitin-conjugating enzyme E2 7 isoform X1 — MAAASQASLLLQKQLRDLAKNPVDGFSAGLVDDGNIFEWNVTIIGPPDTLYDGGYFNAIMSFPSNYPNSPPTVRFTSEMWHPNVYMDGRVCISILHPPGDDPNGYELASERWSPVHTVESIVLSIISMLSSPNDESPANVEAAKDWRDRRDEFKKKVSRTVRRSQEML, encoded by the exons ATGGCGGCAGCGAGCCAGGCGAGCCTCCTGTTGCAAAAGCAGCTCCGCG ATCTAGCGAAGAACCCTGTCGACGGCTTCTCTGCTGGCCTGGTCGACGACGGCAACATCTTCGAGTGGAACGTCACGATCATCGGGCCACCGGACACGCTATA TGATGGTGGCTATTTTAATGCAATTATGAGTTTTCCATCCAACTATCCTAACAGTCCTCCTACAGTTCGATTTACATCAGAGATGTGGCATCCTAACG TTTATATGGATGGTCGTGTTTGCATTTCTATTCTTCACCCTCCTGGTGATGACCCAAATGGTTATGAGCTTGCTAGTGAGCGTTGGTCACCTGTGCACACG GTTGAGAGCATAGTTTTGAGTATTATTTCTATGCTATCGAGTCCAAATGATGAATCTCCTGCAAATGTTGAAGCTGCA AAAGACTGGAGAGATCGAAGGGATGAATTCAAGAAAAAAGTAAGCCGCACAGTCCGACGCTCCCAGGAAATGTTGTGA
- the LOC121997112 gene encoding tRNA (guanine-N(7)-)-methyltransferase-like isoform X2, whose protein sequence is MKHPEAIASRVMLGVRWSGCGLCAAHVLRWPTTATSSPSPLLDPTTFHLRRLFLNLSGDSSGGRSWPCCPVTNEVSSVAARSTEVIEMEYADLNLKDFYGVNPQLGHLRIRQHVNPLSSSFSAPAEIPDWKEVFRDATLPLMVDIGSGSGRFLLWLAKNCPETRNYLGLEIRQKLVQRSQFWVKELRLKNIIVRHLKTESRHLHVGDTQCRETSMEVLSLLKACLTRKCSCLSSHFMFANAMVSFESLVASYPGPLTLVSILCPDPHFKKKHHKRRVLQEPLVNSIAENLSRGGTVFVQSDVLEVALDMRNQFDDRPDIFSHVNVIGDKPSCDSQGWVLHNPMGIRTEREIHAKLEGARIYRRIYEKVK, encoded by the exons ATGAAACACCCGGAGGCCATTGCTAGTAGGGTGATGTTGGGCGTTCGGTGGAGCGGCTGCGGCCTTTGCGCCGCCCATGTTTTGCGATGGCCGACCACCGCTACGTCATCCCCGTCTCCTCTCTTAGATCCGACCACCTTTCACCTCCGGCGCCTGTTCCTAAACCTCAGCGGAGATTCCAGCGGTGGCCGAAGTTGGCCGTGCTGCCCAGTGACCAATGAGGTAAGCTCTGTGGCAGCGAGGAGCACTGAGGTGATCGAGATGGAGTACGCCGACCTCAACCTCAAGGATTTCTACGGCGTCAATCCTCAG TTAGGTCATCTTCGGATCCGGCAGCATGTGAATCCCCTCAGTTCTTCTTTCTCG GCACCGGCGGAGATACCGGATTGGAAGGAAGTTTTCAGGGATGCAACGTTACCGCTAATGGTGGATATTGGGAGTG GTAGCGGTAGGTTTCTTCTGTGGCTTGCGAAAAATTGTCCTGAAACAAGAAATTATCTGGGACTGGAGATCCGACAAAAG CTGGTACAACGCTCGCAGTTTTGGGTGAAGGAATTGCGTCTTAAAAACAT AATCGTGAGGCACCTTAAAACAGAATCGCGGCACTTGCATGTTGGTG ATACTCAGTGCAGGGAGACTTCAATGGAAGTTTTATCCCTATTAAAAGCTTGTCTCACTCGGAAATGTTCATGTTTGAGCAGCCATTTCATGTTTGCCAATGCCATGGTATCTTTTGAGTCGTTAGTCGCCTCGTATCCTGGTCCTCTTACGCTAGTCTCAATTCTG TGCCCAGACCCCCATTTCAAGAAAAAGCACCATAAAAGGAGAGTTCTCCAGGAACCCTTGGTCAATTCCATTGCCGAGAATTTGAGCAGAGGAGGAACG GTCTTTGTGCAATCGGATGTGCTTGAAGTCGCACTCGACATGAGGAACCAGTTTGACGATCGTCCGGATATCTTTAGCCATGTCAATGTTATTGGCGACAAGCCTTCGTGCGATTCTCAAGGCTGGGTCTTGCACAACCCCATGGGCATACGGACCGAAAGAGAGATCCATGCGAAGCTCGAAGGGGCTAGAATCTACCGGAGAATATATGAAAAGGTCAAGTGA
- the LOC121997112 gene encoding tRNA (guanine-N(7)-)-methyltransferase-like isoform X1, protein MKHPEAIASRVMLGVRWSGCGLCAAHVLRWPTTATSSPSPLLDPTTFHLRRLFLNLSGDSSGGRSWPCCPVTNEVSSVAARSTEVIEMEYADLNLKDFYGVNPQLGHLRIRQHVNPLSSSFSAPAEIPDWKEVFRDATLPLMVDIGSGSGRFLLWLAKNCPETRNYLGLEIRQKLVQRSQFWVKELRLKNIIVRHLKTESRHLHVGDTQCRETSMEVLSLLKACLTRKCSCLSSHFMFANAMVSFESLVASYPGPLTLVSILVVNLILQCPDPHFKKKHHKRRVLQEPLVNSIAENLSRGGTVFVQSDVLEVALDMRNQFDDRPDIFSHVNVIGDKPSCDSQGWVLHNPMGIRTEREIHAKLEGARIYRRIYEKVK, encoded by the exons ATGAAACACCCGGAGGCCATTGCTAGTAGGGTGATGTTGGGCGTTCGGTGGAGCGGCTGCGGCCTTTGCGCCGCCCATGTTTTGCGATGGCCGACCACCGCTACGTCATCCCCGTCTCCTCTCTTAGATCCGACCACCTTTCACCTCCGGCGCCTGTTCCTAAACCTCAGCGGAGATTCCAGCGGTGGCCGAAGTTGGCCGTGCTGCCCAGTGACCAATGAGGTAAGCTCTGTGGCAGCGAGGAGCACTGAGGTGATCGAGATGGAGTACGCCGACCTCAACCTCAAGGATTTCTACGGCGTCAATCCTCAG TTAGGTCATCTTCGGATCCGGCAGCATGTGAATCCCCTCAGTTCTTCTTTCTCG GCACCGGCGGAGATACCGGATTGGAAGGAAGTTTTCAGGGATGCAACGTTACCGCTAATGGTGGATATTGGGAGTG GTAGCGGTAGGTTTCTTCTGTGGCTTGCGAAAAATTGTCCTGAAACAAGAAATTATCTGGGACTGGAGATCCGACAAAAG CTGGTACAACGCTCGCAGTTTTGGGTGAAGGAATTGCGTCTTAAAAACAT AATCGTGAGGCACCTTAAAACAGAATCGCGGCACTTGCATGTTGGTG ATACTCAGTGCAGGGAGACTTCAATGGAAGTTTTATCCCTATTAAAAGCTTGTCTCACTCGGAAATGTTCATGTTTGAGCAGCCATTTCATGTTTGCCAATGCCATGGTATCTTTTGAGTCGTTAGTCGCCTCGTATCCTGGTCCTCTTACGCTAGTCTCAATTCTG GTGGTGAATTTAATCCTCCAGTGCCCAGACCCCCATTTCAAGAAAAAGCACCATAAAAGGAGAGTTCTCCAGGAACCCTTGGTCAATTCCATTGCCGAGAATTTGAGCAGAGGAGGAACG GTCTTTGTGCAATCGGATGTGCTTGAAGTCGCACTCGACATGAGGAACCAGTTTGACGATCGTCCGGATATCTTTAGCCATGTCAATGTTATTGGCGACAAGCCTTCGTGCGATTCTCAAGGCTGGGTCTTGCACAACCCCATGGGCATACGGACCGAAAGAGAGATCCATGCGAAGCTCGAAGGGGCTAGAATCTACCGGAGAATATATGAAAAGGTCAAGTGA
- the LOC121997112 gene encoding tRNA (guanine-N(7)-)-methyltransferase-like isoform X3 translates to MKHPEAIASRVMLGVRWSGCGLCAAHVLRWPTTATSSPSPLLDPTTFHLRRLFLNLSGDSSGGRSWPCCPVTNEVSSVAARSTEVIEMEYADLNLKDFYGVNPQLGHLRIRQHVNPLSSSFSAPAEIPDWKEVFRDATLPLMVDIGSGSGRFLLWLAKNCPETRNYLGLEIRQKLVQRSQFWVKELRLKNIHFMFANAMVSFESLVASYPGPLTLVSILVVNLILQCPDPHFKKKHHKRRVLQEPLVNSIAENLSRGGTVFVQSDVLEVALDMRNQFDDRPDIFSHVNVIGDKPSCDSQGWVLHNPMGIRTEREIHAKLEGARIYRRIYEKVK, encoded by the exons ATGAAACACCCGGAGGCCATTGCTAGTAGGGTGATGTTGGGCGTTCGGTGGAGCGGCTGCGGCCTTTGCGCCGCCCATGTTTTGCGATGGCCGACCACCGCTACGTCATCCCCGTCTCCTCTCTTAGATCCGACCACCTTTCACCTCCGGCGCCTGTTCCTAAACCTCAGCGGAGATTCCAGCGGTGGCCGAAGTTGGCCGTGCTGCCCAGTGACCAATGAGGTAAGCTCTGTGGCAGCGAGGAGCACTGAGGTGATCGAGATGGAGTACGCCGACCTCAACCTCAAGGATTTCTACGGCGTCAATCCTCAG TTAGGTCATCTTCGGATCCGGCAGCATGTGAATCCCCTCAGTTCTTCTTTCTCG GCACCGGCGGAGATACCGGATTGGAAGGAAGTTTTCAGGGATGCAACGTTACCGCTAATGGTGGATATTGGGAGTG GTAGCGGTAGGTTTCTTCTGTGGCTTGCGAAAAATTGTCCTGAAACAAGAAATTATCTGGGACTGGAGATCCGACAAAAG CTGGTACAACGCTCGCAGTTTTGGGTGAAGGAATTGCGTCTTAAAAACAT CCATTTCATGTTTGCCAATGCCATGGTATCTTTTGAGTCGTTAGTCGCCTCGTATCCTGGTCCTCTTACGCTAGTCTCAATTCTG GTGGTGAATTTAATCCTCCAGTGCCCAGACCCCCATTTCAAGAAAAAGCACCATAAAAGGAGAGTTCTCCAGGAACCCTTGGTCAATTCCATTGCCGAGAATTTGAGCAGAGGAGGAACG GTCTTTGTGCAATCGGATGTGCTTGAAGTCGCACTCGACATGAGGAACCAGTTTGACGATCGTCCGGATATCTTTAGCCATGTCAATGTTATTGGCGACAAGCCTTCGTGCGATTCTCAAGGCTGGGTCTTGCACAACCCCATGGGCATACGGACCGAAAGAGAGATCCATGCGAAGCTCGAAGGGGCTAGAATCTACCGGAGAATATATGAAAAGGTCAAGTGA
- the LOC121997112 gene encoding tRNA (guanine-N(7)-)-methyltransferase-like isoform X4 encodes MKHPEAIASRVMLGVRWSGCGLCAAHVLRWPTTATSSPSPLLDPTTFHLRRLFLNLSGDSSGGRSWPCCPVTNEVSSVAARSTEVIEMEYADLNLKDFYGVNPQLGHLRIRQHVNPLSSSFSAPAEIPDWKEVFRDATLPLMVDIGSGSGRFLLWLAKNCPETRNYLGLEIRQKLVQRSQFWVKELRLKNIHFMFANAMVSFESLVASYPGPLTLVSILCPDPHFKKKHHKRRVLQEPLVNSIAENLSRGGTVFVQSDVLEVALDMRNQFDDRPDIFSHVNVIGDKPSCDSQGWVLHNPMGIRTEREIHAKLEGARIYRRIYEKVK; translated from the exons ATGAAACACCCGGAGGCCATTGCTAGTAGGGTGATGTTGGGCGTTCGGTGGAGCGGCTGCGGCCTTTGCGCCGCCCATGTTTTGCGATGGCCGACCACCGCTACGTCATCCCCGTCTCCTCTCTTAGATCCGACCACCTTTCACCTCCGGCGCCTGTTCCTAAACCTCAGCGGAGATTCCAGCGGTGGCCGAAGTTGGCCGTGCTGCCCAGTGACCAATGAGGTAAGCTCTGTGGCAGCGAGGAGCACTGAGGTGATCGAGATGGAGTACGCCGACCTCAACCTCAAGGATTTCTACGGCGTCAATCCTCAG TTAGGTCATCTTCGGATCCGGCAGCATGTGAATCCCCTCAGTTCTTCTTTCTCG GCACCGGCGGAGATACCGGATTGGAAGGAAGTTTTCAGGGATGCAACGTTACCGCTAATGGTGGATATTGGGAGTG GTAGCGGTAGGTTTCTTCTGTGGCTTGCGAAAAATTGTCCTGAAACAAGAAATTATCTGGGACTGGAGATCCGACAAAAG CTGGTACAACGCTCGCAGTTTTGGGTGAAGGAATTGCGTCTTAAAAACAT CCATTTCATGTTTGCCAATGCCATGGTATCTTTTGAGTCGTTAGTCGCCTCGTATCCTGGTCCTCTTACGCTAGTCTCAATTCTG TGCCCAGACCCCCATTTCAAGAAAAAGCACCATAAAAGGAGAGTTCTCCAGGAACCCTTGGTCAATTCCATTGCCGAGAATTTGAGCAGAGGAGGAACG GTCTTTGTGCAATCGGATGTGCTTGAAGTCGCACTCGACATGAGGAACCAGTTTGACGATCGTCCGGATATCTTTAGCCATGTCAATGTTATTGGCGACAAGCCTTCGTGCGATTCTCAAGGCTGGGTCTTGCACAACCCCATGGGCATACGGACCGAAAGAGAGATCCATGCGAAGCTCGAAGGGGCTAGAATCTACCGGAGAATATATGAAAAGGTCAAGTGA
- the LOC121997111 gene encoding isocitrate dehydrogenase [NADP]-like — protein sequence MRRFLLTAVAMSSSSFSTISSSSSSPSSYSTLFSPALTNRTVSVRHLRRRRPTNGGSLTIRTAYSVRCFASMSSAERIKVHNPIVEMDGDEMTRVIWRMIKEKLIFPYLELDIKYFDLGLPNRDATDDRVTVESAEATLRHNVAVKCATITPDEARVKEFNLKSMWRSPNGTIRNILNGTVFREPILCQNIPRIVPGWKKPICIGRHAFGDQYRATDMIVKGPGKLKMVFVPEDGGAPAELDVYEFKGTGIALSMYNVDESIRAFAESSMSMALAKRWPLYLSTKNTILKKYDGRFKDIFQAVYEEKWKSKFEEQSIWYEHRLIDDMVAYAVKSDGGYVWACKNYDGDVQSDFLAQGFGSLGLMSSVLLSSDGKTLEAEAAHGTVTRHFRLYQKGQETSTNSIASIFAWTRGLEHRAKLDKHEKLLDFVQKLESACIETVELGKMTKDLALLIHGPKVSRDLYLNTEEFIDAVAQNLKDKIQTASTV from the exons ATGCGGCGGTTCCTCCTCACCGCAGTCGCCATGTCGTCTTCGTCTTTCTCCACTATCTCCtcatcttcctcttccccttcctcCTACTCGACGCTATTTTCTCCAGCCTTAACGAACCGTACAGTGTCAGTCCGCCACTTGCGTCGGAGGCGACCCACCAATGGTGGTTCCCTCACGATTCGTACTGCTTATTCCGTGCGCTGTTTCGCCTCCATGTCCTCCGCCGAACGCATCAAAGTTCACAATCCGATCGTCGAGATGGATG GTGATGAGATGACTAGGGTCATCTGGAGGATGATTAAAGAAAAG CTTATATTTCCATACCTCGAATTGGACATCAAGTACTTCGATCTGGGTCTTCCGAACCGTGACGCCACTGATGACAGGGTCACCGTAGAAAGTGCTGAAGCTACACTGAG GCACAACGTTGCAGTGAAGTGTGCAACAATAACGCCTG ATGAGGCCAGAGTTAAGGAGTTTAATCTCAAATCCATGTGGAGAAGCCCCAATGGGACTATAAGGAATATTTTAAATG GAACCGTCTTTCGGGAGCCAATTCTTTGCCAAAACATACCACGCATAGTTCCTG GTTGGAAGAAACCTATATGTATAGGTAGGCATGCATTTGGAGATCAGTATCGAGCAACTGACATGATTGTTAAAGGTCCTGGGAAGCTTAAAATGGTTTTTG TCCCTGAAGATGGAGGTGCACCTGCAGAATTAGATGTTTATGAGTTTAAAGGAACCGGTATTGCATTATCTATGTATAATGTTGATGAG TCTATTCGAGCTTTTGCTGAGTCATCAATGTCCATGGCACTTGCAAAAAGATGGCCACTTTACTTGAGTACCAAAAATACCATATTGAAGAAATATGATGGCAG GTTTAAGGACATATTTCAAGCAGTATATGAGGAAAAATGGAAGAGCAAGTTTGAAGAACAGTCAATATG GTATGAGCACAGGCTGATTGACGATATGGTAGCTTATGCAGTGAAAAGTGATGGTGGTTATGTGTGGGCATGCAAAAACTATGATGGAGATGTCCAGAGCGATTTTCTTGCACAAG GATTTGGTTCTCTGGGTTTGATGTCTTCTGTACTG TTGTCATCTGATGGGAAAACATTGGAGGCTGAAGCAGCACATGGAACTGTGACTCGACATTTCAGGCTATATCAGAAAGGACAAGAGACTAGTACTAATAGTATTGCATCTATATTCGCATGGACACGTGGCCTTGAGCACAG AGCGAAACTCgataaacatgaaaaactactagACTTTGTCCAGAAGCTTGAGTCTGCATGCATTGAAACAGTGGAACTTGGTAAAATGACGAAGGATCTTGCACTTCTTATCCATGGTCCCAA AGTGTCAAGGGATCTCTATTTGAACACTGAAGAATTCATTGATGCTGTTGCTCAAAATCTCAAAGATAAGATCCAAACAGCATCAACCGTTTAG